Proteins encoded by one window of Cloeon dipterum chromosome 2, ieCloDipt1.1, whole genome shotgun sequence:
- the LOC135937275 gene encoding microsomal glutathione S-transferase 1-like, giving the protein MVFEQSKDNADNALLALYAINAVTLIIKMFWVTTLTSKTRISKKVYANTEDAKISKGKVVLNDPDVERVRRAHLNDLENIPSFLIVSFLYILTNPSYGLAFILFWGFTLARIAHTVVYAVRPKPQPARAISFGVGLAITFYMSVRVLRHFW; this is encoded by the exons ATGGTTTTCGAACAAAGCAAGGACAATGCGGACAACGCTCTGCTTGCGTTGTACGCCATTAACGCAGTCACCTTGATCATCAAAATGTTTTGGGTCACCACCTTGACCTCCAAAACACGAATTTCCAAAAAG GTGTACGCAAACACTGAAGAtgcgaaaatttccaaagGAAAGGTGGTGTTGAACGATCCTGATGTTGAGAGAGTGCGAAG AGCTCATTTGAATGATTTGGAGAACATTCCATCTTTCCTAATCGTCTCCTTTTTGTACATCCTGACCAACCCGAGCTATGGGTTGGCTTTTATCCTCTTCTGGGGATTCACCTTGGCGAGGATTGCCCACACCGTTGTCTATGCTGTTAGACCCAAGCCCCAGCCAGCAAGAGCAATCTCCTTTGGAGTTGGACTTGCCATCACTTTTTACATGTCGGTTCGAGTCCTCAGACACTTTTGgtag
- the LOC135937274 gene encoding microsomal glutathione S-transferase 1-like — translation MSESFEFSRNNELLALYAKNASILVFKMFGVTALTARARFATRKFPSIEDAKALNGSLGTDDKIERRRRAHLNDLENIPSFLCISFLYLLTEPEPEVAKTLFWTYTGARVIHTLVYAIKPVPQPARALSFGVGLGITCYMAGKVLIHFCSPK, via the exons ATGAGTGAGAGCTTTGAATTCAGCCGGAACAACGAACTGTTGGCACTTTACGCGAAAAATGCCTCGATTCTGGTATTCAAAATGTTTGGCGTGACGGCACTCACCGCTAGGGCTCGATTTGCTACAAGG AAATTTCCCAGCATTGAAGACGCGAAAGCTTTGAATGGTTCGTTGGGAACCGACGATAAAATTGAGAGGAGAAGAAG GGCGCATTTGAatgatttggaaaatattcctTCCTTTTTGTGCATCTCGTTCCTTTATCTGCTTACCGAACCTGAGCCCGAGGTAGCAAAGACGCTTTTCTGGACCTACACAGGCGCCAGGGTCATCCACACCCTGGTCTATGCTATCAAACCTGTGCCGCAGCCAGCTCGAGCACTTTCTTTCGGCGTCGGCCTCGGTATCACCTGCTACATGGCCGGGAAGGTTCTCATCCACTTTTGCTCTCCGAAATAA
- the LOC135935878 gene encoding microsomal glutathione S-transferase 1-like — MDPRLNVIEAAQQRNAVYAYCAGLLAIKMFIVAFSTGFVRMKKKVTVNEEDAKRNMTLNTEEDPAVARVKRAHLNDLENIPMFLIISLMWISTSPDIVECHVLMWLYTFVRYVHTAVYAYYPVPQPARGICFIVGTLITLYMVVRNFIYYADFFRTV, encoded by the exons ATGGATCCACGATTGAACGTTATCGAGGCAGCGCAGCAACGGAACGCGGTTTACGCGTACTGCGCTGGTCTTTTGGCCATCAAAATGTTCATTGTTGCCTTTTCTACCGGATTTGTTCGCATGAAGAAGAAG GTCACTGTAAATGAAGAAGATGCCAAAAGAAACATGACTCTAAATACCGAAGAGGACCCTGCTGTCGCTAGAGTCAAAAG ggCTCACTTGAACGATTTGGAGAACATTCCAATGTTCCTGATCATTTCTCTAATGTGGATCAGCACATCGCCGGACATAGTTGAGTGCCACGTTTTGATGTGGCTTTACACCTTCGTCAGATACGTCCACACCGCCGTGTACGCATACTATCCTGTGCCCCAACCTGCGAGAGGAATATGTTTCATTGTCGGAACCCTGATCACACTCTACATGGTCGTCAGGAACTTCATTTATTATGCTGACTTCTTCAGAACAGTTTAA
- the LOC135937273 gene encoding microsomal glutathione S-transferase 1-like, which yields MEEILEQAQRNSVYAYNAGLLAIKMFIVAFSTGFVREKEKVVINPEDAKILKVTDLSNEEHPAVARVKRAHLNDLENIPIFLIISLMWVNTAPDIVECHVLMWLYTFVRYVHTAVYAYYPVPQPARGICFITGVLITLYMIIRNFIYYADFF from the exons ATGGAAGAAATCTTGGAACAGGCGCAGCGTAATTCGGTTTACGCATACAATGCTGGGTTGCTCGCCATTAAAATGTTCATCGTTGCCTTTTCCACTGGATTTGTCCGCGAGAAAGAGAag gttGTCATCAATCCCGAGGATGCCAAAATTTTGAAGGTTACGGATCTAAGCAACGAAGAGCACCCAGCCGTTGCTAGAGTGAaaag GGCTCACCTAAatgatttggaaaatattccaatCTTCCTAATTATTTCCTTAATGTGGGTCAACACAGCGCCGGACATAGTTGAGTGCCATGTCTTGATGTGGCTATACACCTTCGTCAGATACGTTCACACCGCCGTGTACGCGTACTATCCTGTGCCCCAGCCTGCTAGGGGAATCTGCTTCATTACCGGAGTTTTGATTACGCTTTACATGATCATCAGAAACTTCATTTACTATGctgatttcttttaa